From Carya illinoinensis cultivar Pawnee chromosome 5, C.illinoinensisPawnee_v1, whole genome shotgun sequence, one genomic window encodes:
- the LOC122310214 gene encoding uncharacterized protein LOC122310214, with the protein MEAVTMEPQAITWGLWYRMNKRIYENISMHIHVTVNNALSLQQEYAQVQLFDVSNQKITKVVRWHPPPNDFLKLNIDGATFPEHSVAGIGVVLRDQYGEVVVACSKVEKDVSSDEFIEAVALLRGLQLCIQWGVPKIMLETDCLVLVNALNENSICLTDFAFILQDIRRLMVGFKEVKVVHVNRLGNLVAHRLARHAWLIEDICMWWDYCPSFVSQALWLDKPAICKDN; encoded by the coding sequence ATGGAAGCTGTAACTATGGAGCCACAAGCTATAACATGGGGACTTTGGTATAGAATGAATAAAAGGatttatgagaatatttctatgcATATTCATGTGACTGTTAATAATGCTCTTTCTTTACAACAAGAATATGCACAGGTGcagttgtttgatgtttcaaATCAGAAGATTACTAAGGTAGTACGATGGCATCCTCCTCCAAATGATTTTCTGAAACTGAATATTGATGGGGCCACCTTTCCTGAACATTCTGTTGCCGGGATTGGGGTGGTGTTGCGGGATCAGTATGGTGAGGTTGTCGTGGCCTGCTCTAAGGTAGAGAAAGATGTATCTTCTGATGAGTTTATTGAGGCAGTTGCACTTCTCAGAGGGTTACAGCTGTGTATTCAATGGGGTGTCccaaaaattatgcttgaaaccgattgtttggttttggttaatGCTTTGAATGAAAATTCTATATGTTTAACAGATTTTGCTTTTATTCTTCAAGACATACGAAGGCTTATGGTGGGATTCAAAGAAGTTAAAGTTGTACATGTCAACCGTTTAGGCAATTTGGTGGCTCATCGTTTGGCAAGACATGCTTGGTTGATTGAGGATATTTGTATGTGGTGGGATTATTGTCCTTCTTTTGTTAGTCAAGCTTTATGGCTTGATAAACCTGCTATTTGTAAGGATAATTGA